A section of the Phaseolus vulgaris cultivar G19833 chromosome 8, P. vulgaris v2.0, whole genome shotgun sequence genome encodes:
- the LOC137824343 gene encoding transcription initiation factor TFIID subunit 9-like gives MADKDEESAMPRDAKIVKSLLKSMGVGDYEPPVIHTILELWYRYIVDVLTDAQVYSEHAGKSEIDCDDVKLAIQSKLNFSFSQPPPREVLLELAQNRNKIPLPKTVAGPGIPLPPDQDTLISPNYMFGIPSQGSEPEETEDEETTIPNPSQEEKIDMQQQELHQRVSFPLPKSQKD, from the exons ATGGCAGATAAAGATGAAGAGTCGGCTATGCCAAGGGATGCAAAGATTGTGAAGTCTTTGTTGAAATCAATGGGCGTGGGGGACTACGAACCTCCTGTTATACACACGATTCTTGAGTTATGGTATCGCTATATAGTTGATGTGTTAACGGATGCCCAAGTGTATTCAGAGCATGCAGGCAAGTCCGAAATTGACTGTGATGATGTTAAGCTTGCTATTCAATCCAAGCTTAACTTCAGTTTCTCACAACCACCTCCTCGCGAG GTGCTTCTGGAGTTGGCTCAAAACCGCAACAAGATACCATTGCCAAAGACTGTAGCTGGACCTGGTATCCCGCTTCCACCTGATCAGGACACGTTAATCAGTCCGAACTACATGTTTGGAATTCCAAGTCAAGGGTCTGAACCTGAAGAAACAGAGGATGAAGAAACTACTATTCCCAACCCCTCTCAGGAAGAGAAGATAGACATGCAACAACAGGAACTCCATCAAAGAGTATCATTTCCCCTACCCAAATCCCAAAAGGATTAA
- the LOC137825603 gene encoding stomatal closure-related actin-binding protein 1 → MTRVARDFGDTMQKEAVPAVSSDVVFASSRFPNYRIGANNQIMETKDDPKVLSMKEVVARETAQLLEQHNRLSVRDLASKFEKGLAAAAKLSEEARLREAASLEKHVLLKKLRDALESLKGRVAGRNKDDVEEAISMVEALAVQLTQREGELIQEKAEVKKLANFLKQASEDAKKLVDEERAFARAEIEDARAAVQRVEEALQEHERMSQASEKQDMEQLMKEVQEARRIKMLHQPSKVMDMEHELRALRAQLAEKTRQYLRLQKELTRTKKGGENISHFYELEGNETLGSYLQIQPCSDNAPEVSECSIQWYRVSSDGAKKELISGASKSIYAPEPFDVGRVLQVDVISESEHVTLSTAGPIDPAAGLGTYVEALVRKHDTEFNVVVTQVNGSPPTESIHVLHVGKMRIKLCKGKTTIAKEYYSSSMQLCGVRGGGNAAAQGLFWQPKQGHSFVLAFESERERNAAIMLARRFAFDCNIMLAGPDDRAPLGT, encoded by the exons ATGACAAGGGTGGCTCGTGATTTTGGTGATACAATGCAAAAAGAGGCCGTGCCTGCGGTGTCTTCTGATGTTGTGTTTGCTTCTAGTCGGTTTCCTAATTACAGAATTGGAGCTAACAATCAGATAATGGAGACAAAGGATGACCCTAAAGTGCTGTCTATGAAGGAAGTTGTGGCACGTGAGACTGCTCAACTGTTGGAGCAGCATAATCGTCTCTCGGTTCGTGACCTTGCCAGTAAATTCGAGAAGGGTTTGGCAGCCGCGGCTAAGTTGTCTGAAGAG GCTAGACTTAGAGAGGCTGCATCTTTGGAGAAACATGTTCTTTTGAAGAAACTTAGAGATGCACTTGAGTCCTTAAAAGGGCGTGTGGCAGGAAGAAACAAGGATGATGTGGAAGAAGCTATTTCTATG GTTGAAGCTCTAGCAGTTCAGTTGACTCAGAGGGAAGGAGAACTAATACAAGAGAAGGCAGAAGTGAAGAAGCTTGCAAATTTTCTTAAGCAG GCTTCTGAAGATGCTAAGAAACTTGTTGATGAAGAAAGAGCTTTTGCTCGTGCTGAAATAGAGGATGCTCGAGCAGCAGTTCAAAGAGTGGAAGAGGCACTTCAAGAACACGAGAGAATGTCTCAAGCCTCTGAGAAACAA GACATGGAACAATTAATGAAGGAGGTTCAAGAGGCTCGAAGAATCAAAATGCTGCATCAGCCAAGCAAG GTCATGGACATGGAACATGAACTTCGAGCATTGCGGGCTCAACTTGCAGAGAAGACTAGACAGTATCTTCGACTTCAAAAGGAG CTAACTAGAACAAAGAAAGGTGGGGAGAATATTTCTCATTTTTATGAACTTGAAGGGAATGAAACCTTAGGTTCTTACTTGCAAATTCAGCCTTGCTCTGATAATGCACCTGAAGTTTCGGAATGTTCAATTCAGTGGTATCGTGTATCATCTGATGGTGCCAAAAAAGAACTTATCTCAG GAGCAAGCAAATCAATTTACGCCCCTGAGCCTTTTGATGTTGGACGTGTATTGCAAGTTGATGTTATTTCAGAAAGTGAGCATGTCACACTTTCCACTGCTGGTCCAATAGACCCAG CTGCTGGTTTGGGAACCTATGTAGAGGCGCTTGTGCGCAAACATGACACTGAATTTAAC GTAGTTGTAACTCAAGTGAATGGTTCTCCTCCAACTGAATCTATTCATGTGCTTCATGTTGGAAAGATGAGGATAAAACTCTGCAAAGGAAAGACCACAATTGCCAAAGAGTACTATTCTAGTTCTATGCAG CTTTGTGGAGTTAGAGGAGGTGGAAATGCAGCAGCACAGGGACTTTTTTGGCAGCCAAAGCAAGGGCATTCTTTTGTATTAGCTTTTGAATCAGAGAGAGAAAGGAATGCTGCCATCATGCTTGCAAGGAGATTTGCATTTGACTGTAAT ATCATGCTTGCTGGACCAGATGACAGAGCTCCTCTAGGGACATGA
- the LOC137826768 gene encoding uncharacterized protein: protein MSTSDEPEVVERGSKDEKHKEDDKEEGKGGFIEKVKDFIHDIGEKIEEAIGFGKPTADVSAIHIPSINLHKADLVVDVLIKNPNPVPIPLIDIDYLVESDGRKLVSGLIPDAGTVHAHGEQTVKIPLTLIYDDIKQTYADIKPGSIIPYRVKVSLIFDVPILGRLTLPLEKTGEIPIPYKPDIDLEKIHFERFSFEETIATLHLKLENMNDFDLGLNALDYEVWLGDVSIGGAELTKSAKIEKNGFSYIDIPISFRPKDFGSALWDMIRGRGTGYTMKGHIDVDTPFGAMKLPINKEGGTTQLKKKKEDRDYDDDDEDED from the exons ATGTCGACATCTGATGAGCCAGAAGTGGTGGAAAGGGGTAGCAAGGATGAAAAGCACAAGGAAGATGATAAAGAGGAAGGGAAGGGTGGATTCATTGAGAAGGTGAAGGATTTCATTCACGACATTGGTGAGAAGATTGAGGAAGCTATTGGGTTTGGGAAGCCTACTGCTGATGTTTCTGCGATACACATTCCATCAATTAATCTTCACAAGGCAGATCTTGTTGTTGATGTGCTCATAAAGAACCCAAATCCGGTGCCGATCCCTCTGATTGACATAGACTACTTGGTTGAGAGTGATGGAAGGAAGCTAGTTTCTGGATTGATACCAGATGCAGGCACTGTCCATGCACACGGAGAACAGACTGTCAAAATTCCTCTTACTTTGATTTATGATGACATCAAGCAAACATATGCTGATATTAAACCAGGAAGCATCATTCCTTATAGGGTGAAGGTGAGTCTCATTTTTGATGTTCCCATCTTGGGAAGGCTAACTCTACCTTTGGAGAAAACTGGAGAAATCCCCATACCTTATAAGCCTGATATTGATCTTGAGAAGATTCATTTTGAAAGGTTCTCTTTTGAAGAGACAATTGCAACTCTTCATTTGAAGTTGGAAAACATGAATGATTTTGACCTTGGCCTCAATGCTCTTGATTATGAGGTCTGGCTTGGTGATGTTAGCATCGGTGGTGCCGAACTCACCAAATCTGCTAAAATTGAGAAAAATGGGTTTAGCTATATTGATATTCCAATTTCCTTCAGGCCTAAGGATTTTGGCTCTGCCCTCTGGGATATGATTAGAGGAAGGGGAACTGGTTACACCATGAAAGGACATATTGATGTTGACACTCCCTTTGGAGCAATGAAATTGCCCATCAACAAAGAGGGTGGTACAACCCAACTTAAGAAAAAGAAGGAAGATCGtgattatgatgatgatgatgaagatgag GATTGA
- the LOC137825511 gene encoding protein DGS1, mitochondrial — MAVPLSETESTENTTFLSQFYSHYIRNRIHALYPFYPKNFISNFAIRFRSTPRRECLPLPLPSSSLDSPVLITKRSRVHGIVEGILERILINLHSIQKNLHFWQFRAKRSDSQKARFMIFERGPRAFIDETVKLLRGLTAQGSSTQSLCQSASGFIDERVAVLSSLRYSLATFLAQVYMEVDKIGEDLVADPETELPTLLVKMSDLFSTLEASIGHLHAMRESDSSVDGSYSFPLIFEKVPEINQDGSQWTDCEIRDAINSIYQNLDKLDAYISFLVIKHRKPKKITQYWIRYTCGAVGLSVCSIWLLRHSRLVGSSDLDNWVQEARNSTISFLKNHVEQPILSIRDELFETFRKRHQGIMDLEEVQLTSNSLHRMLLAFSEQARGQNIPANASDQEMLEIVMDRYEKELMHPIQNLLNGELVRAILIQVQKLKLDTETAMLELNQILRANEINFAVLTALPAFFLSLLLIMVVRAWFKKDTKAEGRGRVARIQRRLLVAEVKKRIVRYQNYVDQGLERDAQCMFGLALYSLNRLYHSIKGHAEASGEWESLREDIIDLAAPGLQTSDKLSVISHMVTYDCLLPSQNRR; from the exons CGGGAATGTCTTCCTCTTCCGTTACCCTCCTCTTCGCTCGACTCTCCTGT GCTCATTACCAAAAGATCCAGAGTGCATGGTATTGTGGAGGGCATATTGGAGCGTATTTTGATAAATTTGCATAGCATTCAAAAGAATCTCCACTTCTGGCAGTTCAGAGCTAAG AGGTCAGATTCCCAGAAGGCACGTTTCATGATTTTTGAGAGGGGTCCAAGGGCTTTTATTGATGAAACAGTTAAGTTGTTGCGTGGACTCACTGCCCAGGGTTCGTCCACACAGAGTCTGTGCCAATCTGCGTCTGGTTTTATCGACGAGAGAGTAGCTGTTTTGAGTAGCTTAAGATATTCACTTGCCACATTTTTGGCTCAG GTTTATATGGAAGTTGATAAAATCGGAGAGGATTTAGTGGCAGATCCAGAGACAGAGCTTCCAACTTTGTTAGTTAAAATGAGTGATTTGTTTTCAACATTAGAAGCTTCAATTGGGCATCTACATGCAATGCGtgag AGTGATTCTTCTGTTGACGGGAGCTATTCATTCCCTCTGATATTTGAGAAGGTGCCAGAAATAAATCAGGACGGATCTCAGTGGACAGACTGTGAAATAAGAGATGCTATCAATTCAATTTATCAAAATTTAGACAAGCTGGACGCATACATATCTTTTCTT GTCATCAAACATAGAAAGCCCAAGAAAATTACTCAATATTGGATCCGCTATACATGTGGTGCAGTTGGTCTGTCAGTATGCTCGATTTGGCTCTTACGACATAGTAGATTGGTGGGAAGTTCTGATCTTGATAATTGGGTTCAGGAAGCTAGGAACTCAACAATTAGCTTTCTTAAGAATCACGTAGAGCAACCG ATTTTATCCATTAGGGACGAACTTTTTGAGACATTCAGAAAGAGACATCAAGGTATTATGGACCTCGAAGAGGTGCAGTTAACTTCAAACTCATTACACAG GATGTTGTTGGCATTCAGTGAGCAAGCAAGGGGTCAGAATATCCCAGCGAATGCTTCAGACCAGGAAATGCTTGAGATAGTCATGGATAG GTATGAGAAGGAACTCATGCATCCTATTCAAAACCTTCTCAATGGAGAGCTGGTTCGCGCTATACTTATTCAG GTTCAGAAGCTCAAGCTGGATACTGAGAC GGCAATGCTAGAGCTGAACCAGATTCTACGGGCAAATGAAATCAACTTTGCCGTTCTGACTGCTTTACCTGcattctttctctctcttttactCATCATGGTAGTACGTGCATGGTTCAAAAAG GATACCAAAGCTGAGGGAAGAGGTAGAGTTGCTCGCATTCAGAGGAGGTTACTTGTTGCTGAGGTTAAGAAAAGGATTGTGCGGTACCAAAATTATGTTGACCAAGGGCTG GAGAGAGATGCACAATGTATGTTTGGATTGGCACTCTATAGCCTGAATCGCCTATATCATTCTATCAAAGGGCACGCAGAAGCTTCTGGAGAGTGGGAGAG TTTGCGTGAGGATATAATAGATTTGGCAGCCCCTGGACTGCAAACTTCAGACAAGCTCTCTGTGATATCACACATGGTTACATATGACTGCTTGCTTCCAAGTCAGAACCGCCGGTAG